One region of Streptomyces sp. NBC_00442 genomic DNA includes:
- the narI gene encoding respiratory nitrate reductase subunit gamma codes for MTHLHIALWGVLPYLVLTVLVAGTAWRYRYDRFGFTTRSSQLHESRLLRVGGPLFHYALLLVVGGHITGLLVPEALTQRLHVSEEMYHASALAMGGAAGVAAAAGLGILLVRRLRTPGVRRATSRSDRLVHPLLALVLLAGLTATATSATNPYDYRLGVSVWFRSLFALDPDVDAMAHAPLVYRLHALLAMTLFAAWPFSRLVHAFTAPVGYLVRPYVVYRSRARSTPYRHPAATVRSRREKPVPR; via the coding sequence GTGACGCACCTGCACATCGCCCTGTGGGGCGTCCTGCCCTACCTCGTCCTGACTGTCCTGGTCGCCGGCACCGCCTGGCGCTACCGCTACGACCGCTTCGGGTTCACCACCCGCTCGAGCCAGCTCCACGAGTCGCGGCTGCTGCGGGTGGGCGGCCCGCTGTTCCACTACGCGCTGCTGCTCGTCGTCGGCGGGCACATCACGGGTCTGCTCGTGCCCGAGGCCCTCACCCAGCGCCTGCACGTCAGCGAGGAGATGTACCACGCCTCGGCGCTGGCCATGGGCGGCGCCGCGGGGGTCGCGGCCGCGGCGGGCCTCGGCATTCTGCTGGTACGCCGGCTGCGCACCCCGGGCGTGCGCCGCGCCACCAGCCGCAGCGACCGGCTGGTCCACCCGCTGCTGGCGCTGGTCCTGCTCGCGGGGCTCACGGCCACCGCGACCAGCGCCACCAATCCGTACGACTACCGCCTCGGCGTATCGGTGTGGTTCCGCAGCCTGTTCGCGCTCGATCCCGACGTGGACGCGATGGCGCACGCGCCGCTCGTGTACCGCCTGCACGCGCTGCTTGCGATGACCCTGTTCGCCGCGTGGCCCTTCAGCCGGCTCGTCCACGCCTTCACGGCGCCGGTGGGCTACCTGGTCAGGCCGTACGTCGTCTACCGCTCGCGGGCCCGCTCCACGCCGTACCGCCATCCCGCGGCCACGGTCCGGTCGCGGCGCGAGAAGCCCGTGCCGCGCTGA
- a CDS encoding MarR family winged helix-turn-helix transcriptional regulator, translated as MAHDEPAAQQPRRPSGSAAGHTAADRHALDREAEEVALAVMAASRLLVAISARALTSIDDSMTLPQLRALVVLESCEPLKLAAMAATLGVNPSTAMRMVDRLEAAGLVDRRTNPASRREVVLNLTDAGRSLVGKVMAHRRAEVGALVARVPAEERAGLVPALRALTRAAGELAVDPFDEVRRVGGLVEDPLAPGR; from the coding sequence ATGGCGCACGACGAACCCGCAGCACAGCAGCCGCGGCGGCCTTCCGGCAGTGCCGCAGGTCACACGGCCGCCGACCGGCATGCGCTGGACCGGGAGGCCGAGGAGGTCGCGCTCGCGGTCATGGCGGCCTCCCGGCTCCTGGTCGCCATCTCCGCGCGGGCCCTCACGTCGATCGACGACTCCATGACGCTGCCGCAACTGCGCGCGCTGGTGGTCCTGGAGAGCTGTGAGCCGCTCAAGCTGGCTGCCATGGCGGCGACGCTCGGGGTGAACCCGTCCACCGCCATGCGGATGGTCGACCGCCTTGAGGCCGCCGGTCTGGTCGACCGCAGGACCAATCCGGCCAGCCGGCGCGAGGTCGTGCTGAACCTGACGGACGCGGGCCGCTCCCTGGTGGGCAAGGTGATGGCGCACCGCCGGGCCGAGGTGGGCGCGCTCGTCGCCCGCGTGCCCGCGGAGGAGCGGGCCGGGCTCGTGCCGGCCCTGCGTGCCCTGACCCGCGCGGCCGGCGAGCTGGCCGTGGACCCCTTCGACGAGGTGCGCCGCGTCGGCGGGCTCGTCGAGGATCCGCTCGCGCCCGGACGCTGA
- a CDS encoding chloride channel protein, which translates to MPFSSAAHPHPPARHGVKVPHLGDFHVPPRVVAITALALPIGAAAALVAVALLKLIALVTNLCFYGRFAFSTTAPHGTPHRWLLVVMPIVGGLVIGLMARYGSEKIRGHGMPEAIESILIGGSRVQPRVAVLKPLSAAISIGTGGPFGAEGPIIMTGGAVGSIISQHLRVTTDERKALLVAGSAAGMAATFNAPLAAILLAVELLLFEWRPRSYLPVAAAAATATLVRGPLLGTAPLFGGSHVPAHLSPSAYGLCVVAGLAAGLLALGSTWLVYFSEDLFAKLPFHWMWWPAIGGAIIGVGGLFEPRALGVGYDVIDQLLTGRATTGLIIGILVVKTLIWGLSLGSGTSGGVLAPMFMIGGALGAAEGLVFPGVSPGFWALVSLAGVLGGVMRSPLTGIVFCLELTHEMNALIPMVITASAAYLLSVIVLKRSVLTEKLARRGMHLTREYSVDPLEVHLVRQLETPLRLTLEAGRTVGEAARTLHGAYEAGDPDGLLAQRLYPVLDGDTLAGVVTRHQLVHGADDDGTLLADVARPAVTAFEDETLRTLANRMAEHDITRILIVGRGEHPRLEGLVSLRQLLHARRVDLHEEQHRQRHLTLRPRRGRSLVVASGAGSEPRPADEEPTPLPARHAG; encoded by the coding sequence ATGCCCTTCTCCAGTGCCGCCCATCCTCATCCACCCGCACGCCACGGCGTGAAGGTCCCGCACCTGGGGGACTTCCACGTCCCGCCGCGCGTCGTGGCCATCACCGCGCTCGCCCTTCCGATCGGCGCAGCCGCGGCGCTGGTCGCCGTCGCCCTCCTCAAGCTGATCGCGCTCGTCACCAACCTCTGCTTCTACGGCCGGTTCGCCTTCTCGACGACGGCGCCGCACGGCACCCCGCACCGCTGGCTCCTGGTGGTCATGCCCATCGTCGGCGGCCTGGTCATCGGCCTGATGGCGCGGTACGGATCGGAGAAGATCCGCGGCCACGGCATGCCCGAGGCCATCGAGTCAATCCTGATCGGCGGCAGCCGCGTACAGCCCCGCGTGGCCGTGCTCAAGCCCCTGTCGGCGGCGATATCCATCGGTACCGGCGGCCCGTTCGGCGCCGAGGGGCCCATCATCATGACCGGCGGCGCGGTCGGCTCGATCATCTCCCAGCACCTGCGCGTCACCACCGACGAACGCAAGGCGCTGCTCGTCGCGGGGTCCGCGGCCGGCATGGCGGCGACGTTCAACGCGCCGCTCGCCGCCATCCTGCTCGCCGTCGAACTGCTGCTCTTCGAGTGGCGGCCGCGCTCCTACCTGCCCGTCGCCGCCGCCGCCGCGACCGCCACGCTGGTACGCGGCCCGCTGCTCGGTACCGCGCCCCTGTTCGGCGGCTCCCACGTCCCCGCACATCTGTCCCCGTCCGCGTACGGGCTGTGCGTCGTCGCGGGCCTCGCCGCGGGACTGCTCGCCCTCGGCTCGACCTGGCTCGTCTACTTCTCCGAGGACCTCTTCGCCAAGCTGCCCTTCCACTGGATGTGGTGGCCGGCCATCGGCGGTGCGATCATCGGCGTCGGCGGCCTCTTCGAGCCCCGCGCCCTCGGCGTCGGCTACGACGTCATCGACCAGCTCCTGACCGGGCGCGCCACGACGGGCCTGATCATCGGCATCCTCGTCGTGAAGACCCTCATCTGGGGCCTGTCGCTCGGCTCCGGCACCTCGGGCGGCGTCCTCGCGCCCATGTTCATGATCGGCGGAGCGCTCGGCGCCGCCGAAGGGCTCGTCTTCCCGGGGGTCAGTCCCGGCTTCTGGGCACTGGTCTCGCTCGCGGGCGTGCTGGGCGGTGTCATGCGTTCACCGCTCACCGGCATCGTCTTCTGCCTCGAACTGACCCATGAGATGAACGCCCTCATCCCCATGGTCATCACCGCCTCGGCCGCGTACCTCCTGTCGGTCATCGTGCTCAAGCGCTCGGTGCTCACCGAGAAGCTCGCGCGGCGGGGCATGCACCTGACCCGCGAGTACTCCGTCGACCCGCTGGAGGTCCATCTCGTACGGCAGTTGGAGACTCCGCTGCGTCTGACCCTGGAGGCCGGGCGGACGGTGGGCGAGGCCGCCCGGACGCTGCACGGCGCCTACGAGGCGGGCGACCCCGACGGGCTTCTGGCGCAGCGCCTCTACCCCGTGCTCGACGGAGACACCCTCGCCGGTGTCGTCACCCGCCATCAGCTGGTCCACGGCGCCGACGACGACGGCACCCTCCTGGCCGACGTCGCACGCCCGGCCGTGACCGCGTTCGAGGACGAGACGCTGCGCACCCTGGCCAACCGCATGGCCGAGCACGACATCACCCGGATCCTCATCGTCGGCCGCGGTGAACACCCGCGCCTGGAGGGTCTGGTGAGTCTGCGTCAGCTCCTGCACGCACGCCGGGTCGACCTGCACGAGGAGCAGCACCGCCAGCGCCATCTGACGCTGCGGCCCCGCCGCGGCCGCTCCCTCGTCGTGGCGTCGGGCGCCGGGAGCGAGCCGCGGCCGGCCGACGAGGAGCCGACACCGCTCCCCGCCCGGCACGCCGGCTGA